A DNA window from Vigna unguiculata cultivar IT97K-499-35 chromosome 10, ASM411807v1, whole genome shotgun sequence contains the following coding sequences:
- the LOC114165843 gene encoding pentatricopeptide repeat-containing protein At1g63070, mitochondrial-like produces the protein MLCRPRNAAVFAVHVFKASSRFLHSSSPQTHPNFPIPRSNSPPSHVVNPSSLLSDLVSCAHSDMAGVFALHKRELTSNLVLGVLRGYKQLGRAKTLKFFSLAGSHMGFHFDDSVVEYMADFLGRRKLFDDIKCLLTTVAFHKGGVSPKALAICIRFLGRQGRIKEALSLFEDTETVFKCKPDNLVCNNMLYVLCKRESSLEMIQLAHSIFHKIETPDTYSCSNMIVGFCKFGRVESALEIFNQMEKIGVLPTRSAVNMLIGELCLTSAKEGSVEKVRVRNTRRPYTILVPNMGGNSDAMQPAVQVFWAVSKAGLLPSSFVVVKVMCELCRLGNTEEAGRVLRIVEERKLRCVHEGYSVVIKALCECHKVKEASDLFGRMLSLGLKPKLVVYNSVILMLCKLGKLKDATRVFEIMNKNRCLPDDLTYTALIHGHGEGKNWKVAYDLLIEMLGLGLLPNFDTYNLVESLLREHGRLDLCVKLDRKLENQKLQKLCRGGELDAAYEKVKSMLEKGIPLSAYARDIFEQVFQKCGKLKIARQLLENTERVQKAEEIDKT, from the coding sequence ATGCTTTGCAGGCCTCGAAATGCCGCTGTTTTCGCTGTTCATGTTTTCAAAGCTTCTTCAAGATTTCTTCATTCCTCTTCTCCCCAAACTCACCCCAATTTCCCAATCCCACGCAGCAATTCACCCCCTTCTCATGTCGTTAACCCTTCCTCTCTTCTCTCTGATCTTGTCTCTTGCGCCCACAGCGACATGGCTGGCGTTTTTGCTCTCCACAAGCGAGAATTAACCTCTAACCTCGTTCTTGGCGTTTTGAGGGGCTACAAGCAACTGGGTAGGGCCAAAACCTTGAAATTTTTCTCCTTGGCCGGGTCCCACATGGGGTTTCACTTTGATGATTCCGTGGTTGAGTACATGGCCGATTTCTTGGGGAGAAGAAAGCTCTTTGATGACATCAAATGCTTGCTGACCACAGTGGCGTTTCACAAAGGTGGAGTGTCGCCTAAGGCATTGGCCATTTGCATCAGGTTTTTGGGGAGACAAGGAAGAATCAAGGAAGCACTGTCACTGTTTGAGGATACGGAGACTGTGTTCAAGTGTAAGCCTGATAACCTTGTGTGCAACAACATGCTTTATGTTCTCTGCAAGAGGGAATCATCTCTGGAGATGATTCAGCTTGCACATTCAATCTTTCACAAGATTGAAACCCCTGATACTTACTCCTGCAGTAACATGATTGTTGGGTTTTGTAAGTTTGGTAGAGTAGAGTCAGCCCTTGAGATTTTCAATCAAATGGAGAAGATTGGAGTGCTCCCTACTCGATCTGCTGTTAATATGCTTATTGGGGAGCTGTGTTTGACGAGTGCAAAAGAAGGATCTGTTGAGAAGGTGAGAGTGAGGAACACTCGGAGACCATATACTATATTAGTTCCTAACATGGGAGGAAACAGTGATGCAATGCAGCCTGCAGTTCAAGTGTTTTGGGCAGTTTCTAAGGCTGGATTGTTACCTAGTTCTTTTGTTGTGGTTAAGGTTATGTGTGAGCTTTGTCGTTTGGGTAACACAGAAGAAGCTGGTAGAGTTTTGAGGATTGTTGAGGAAAGAAAACTGAGGTGTGTTCATGAGGGTTACTCTGTTGTTATAAAGGCATTGTGTGAATGTCACAAAGTGAAGGAAGCTAGTGATTTGTTTGGGAGGATGTTGAGCCTTGGCTTAAAGCCAAAGTTGGTTGTTTATAACTCTGTTATACTTATGCTGTGTAAATTGGGAAAGTTAAAGGATGCTACCAGGGTTTTTGAAATCATGAACAAGAACAGGTGTCTTCCTGATGATTTAACCTACACTGCTCTGATCCATGGTCATGGTGAGGGTAAGAACTGGAAAGTTGCTTATGATTTGCTGATTGAAATGTTGGGTTTGGGATTGCTTCCAAATTTTGACACATACAATTTAGTGGAGAGTCTTTTGAGAGAACATGGTAGGTTGGATCTGTGTGTTAAATTGGATAGAAAATTGGAGAACCAGAAGTTGCAGAAGTTGTGCAGAGGAGGTGAACTAGATGCTGCTTATGAGAAAGTGAAATCAATGCTGGAAAAGGGTATTCCTTTGTCAGCTTATGCTAGAGACATTTTTGAACAGGTGTTTCAGAAGTGTGGCAAGCTAAAAATAGCACGTCAGTTACTGGAGAATACCGAAAGAGTTCAGAAGGCTGAGGAGATtgacaaaacataa
- the LOC114166307 gene encoding ribosomal RNA-processing protein 7-like yields the protein MKVKKAKRDLHTGEKKKKRNREQNDEVEIQATVEDVEVDNEIHVSDTKKQKASVNKKRKNKDKSLVRKRKPKGEEVDLEEQSDEVVDNCHSSAEEIQDIGGHRDLDTGAVTKPCRSKKDKKKRKQEDRNSQDKGEGYNNLKEVYTISSVDDDCSKGMKKWIMEYHQSRPGLEVLQHQIDDFIIAHEEKLEEERKEKEALAAEGGWTVVVHHKGRKKTTDSETGIAVGSVAQAAVENKMTKKKHKEVGLDFYRFQKREAQRNEIMTLQSKFEEDKKRLQQMRAARKFRPY from the exons ATGAAGGTAAAGAAGGCTAAAAGAGATCTGCATACTggggaaaagaagaagaaaaggaacaGGGAACAAAATGATGAAGTAGAGATACAAGCTACTGTGGAGGACGTGGAAG TGGATAATGAAATACATGTTAGTGACACAAAGAAGCAGAAGGCTTCTGTCAACAAAAAAAGGAAGAACAAGGACAAAAGTCTAGTTAGGAAACGAAAACCGAAGGGTGAAGAAGTTGATTTGGAAGAGCAAAGCG ATGAAGTAGTAGATAATTGTCATTCTAGTGCTGAGGAGATCCAAGATATTGGTGGTCATAGAGATTTGGATACTGGAGCAGTTACCAAACCCT GTAGGTCAaagaaagataagaaaaaaagaaaacaggaGGATAGAAATTCCCAGGATAAGGGAGAAGGGTACAACAATCTGAAGGAAGTTTATACTATTTCCTCCGTAGATGATGACTGCTCAAAAGGAATGAAAA AATGGATCATGGAATACCATCAAAGCAGACCAGGATTGGAAGTATTGCAGCATCAAATTGATGACTTTATAATTGCTCATGAAGAGAAACTGGAAGAG gaaagaaaagaaaaagaagccCTTGCTGCTGAAGGGGGGTGGACAGTTGTTGTACACCATAAAGGTAGAAAGAAAACTACTGATTCTGAAACTGGAATTGCAGTGGGTTCGGTTGCTCAAGCAGCCGTGGAGAACAAAATGAccaaaaagaaacataaagaaGTTGGTCTTGATTTCTACCGATTTCAAAAGAGAGAAGCACAGAGAAATG AGATCATGACACTGCAGAGCAAATTTGAGGAGGATAAAAAACGTCTACAGCAGATGAGAGCTGCCAGAAAATTTAGGCCTTATTAA
- the LOC114166066 gene encoding uncharacterized protein LOC114166066 — protein MDESMKQFQKKLTELEVEAEHHLLARQQLVENDRLRNGNREALTALRKRARTTTSSVPSPFESMMRGVAGSSRPLVQEVCNTCGNHNTSEPTWMIFPGTDLFARIPFHAAHTILETDQAKLDFESKKLQSIMKEKAYLLSESGVLADKISPGLLKSLVTLNDKRK, from the exons atGGATGAGAGCATGAAACAGTTCCAAAAAAAATTGACAGAACTGGAAGTGGAAGCTGAGCATCATCTCTTAGCCCGACAAcag CTGGTTGAGAATGATAGATTGAGAAATGGGAATAGAGAAGCACTTACTGCATTAAGGAAAAGGGCTCGGACAACAACAAGCAGTGTTCCATCTCCTTTCGAGTCAATGATGAGGGGAGTTGCTGGGAGCTCAAGACCTTTGGTTCAGGAGGTTTGCAACACCTGTGGCAACCATAACACTTCTGAGCCGACATGGATGATATTTCCAGGAACAGATCTGTTTGCCAGAATACCGTTTCATGCAGCTCATACTATATTGGAAACAG ATCAAGCGAAGCTTGACTTTGAGTCAAAGAAACTACAGAGCATTATGAAGGAAAAAGCTTACCTTCTATCAGAGTCAGGTGTTCTTGCAGACAAGATAAGCCCTGGATTGCTCAAATCGCTTGTAACCTTAAATGACAAGAGAAAGTAA
- the LOC114166310 gene encoding syntaxin-132-like, whose protein sequence is MNDLLTDSFVGGAGNGQPSRETDIEMGQVPRSNSDMGMEAFNKQIHEVDKQIDKLAVLLQKLKEANEESKAVTKAPAMKGIKKRMEKDIDEVGKIAHGVKTKIEAINRDNLSNRQNPGCEKGTGIDRARMNMTNALAKKFKDLMTEFQTLRQRIQDEYREVVERRVITVTGTRPDDETIDHLIETGNSEQIFQRAILEAGRGQVVNTVEEIQERHDAVKEIEKKLLDLHQIYLDMAVLVDAQGEILDNIESQVNNAVDHVQRGTTALQNAKKLQKNSRKWMCIAIVILLIIVAIIVVGVLKPWKSS, encoded by the exons ATGAACGATCTTCTCACT GATTCATTTGTTGGTGGGGCTGGTAATGGCCAGCCTTCTAGAGAAACTGACATTGAAATGGGACAGGTTCCCAGAAGCAACTCTGATATGGGAATGGAAGCTTTTAATAAGCAG ATCCATGAGGTTGATAAACAGATCGATAAGCTGGCGGTGCTACTTCAAAAGCTAAAG GAAGCTAATGAGGAATCAAAAGCTGTTACAAAAGCACCTGCCATGAAAG GTAtcaagaagaggatggagaaagaTATTGATGAAGTTGGAAAGATTGCTCATGGTGTCAAAACAAAGATAGAGGCTATAAACAGAGAT AACCTATCCAATAGACAAAATCCTGGTTGTGAGAAGGGAACAGGTATTGATAGAGCAAGAATGAATATGACAAA TGCCTTGGCTAAAAAGTTCAAGGATCTCATGACAGAGTTCCAg ACTCTTAGACAAAGAATACAAGATGAATATCGTGAGGTCGTCGAGAGGAGAGTGATAACAG TTACTGGAACTAGGCCAGATGATGAG ACAATTGATCACCTGATAGAAACTGGAAACAGTGAGCAAATCTTCCAGAGAGCAATTCTAGAAGCAGGCCGAGGACAG GTAGTAAACACAGTAGAAGAAATCCAAGAGAGACATGATGCTGTGAAAGAGATTGAGAAAAAACTTCTTGATTTACACCAG ATTTACCTTGACATGGCAGTCTTAGTTGATGCTCAAGGAGAAATTCTAGATAACATTGAAAGTCAG GTCAACAACGCAGTCGATCATGTCCAGAGAGGGACAACTGCACTTCAAAATGCTAAGAAACTGCAGAAGAACTCACGAAAATGGATGTGCATTGCCATAGTTATACTGTTGATAATAGTAGCTATCATAGTTGTGGGTGTTCTCAAACCTTGGAAGAGTAGCTAG